One genomic region from Bacillus aquiflavi encodes:
- the bla gene encoding class A beta-lactamase gives MFSKNNFIFALLVLVVAIVPFAGWSMTTHNPSDKPGKAVTKTSASREFADLESKFDARLGVYAIDTGTNRTVSYRPNERFAYASTYKALAAGALLQHYSIDQLDELVTYTSEDIVTYSPVTQLHVDTGMTLREVIEAAVRYSDNTAGNLLLEKLGGPEGFETALRQIGDNITQVDRYETDLNSAIPGDKRDTSTPKALATSLKAFAVSDLLPTEKRMILTDWMRGNTTGDALIRAGAPKGWEVDDKSGAGSYGTRNDIAIVWPPNRAPIVIAVLSSRDTQNATYDNTLISEATKVALNALKRTDK, from the coding sequence ATTTTCAGTAAGAATAATTTTATATTTGCCCTGCTTGTGCTAGTGGTTGCAATTGTACCTTTCGCCGGCTGGTCCATGACCACCCATAACCCTTCTGACAAGCCCGGAAAGGCTGTCACGAAAACATCAGCATCCCGTGAGTTTGCAGATCTCGAGAGCAAATTTGACGCCCGGCTCGGAGTCTACGCTATCGATACAGGTACAAATCGGACCGTCTCCTATCGGCCTAATGAGCGATTCGCTTACGCATCTACTTACAAAGCTTTAGCCGCAGGTGCATTGCTGCAGCATTACTCAATTGATCAACTTGACGAGTTAGTCACATACACCAGCGAGGACATCGTTACGTATTCACCCGTAACACAGCTTCACGTAGATACCGGGATGACTCTTCGGGAAGTTATTGAGGCTGCTGTTAGATATAGCGACAACACCGCAGGTAACCTTTTATTAGAGAAACTGGGAGGCCCTGAGGGATTTGAAACTGCACTGAGACAGATTGGCGATAACATTACCCAAGTTGATCGCTACGAGACGGATTTGAACTCAGCTATTCCTGGAGATAAACGGGACACAAGCACACCAAAAGCACTTGCTACCAGCCTCAAGGCTTTCGCAGTCAGCGACTTGCTCCCTACTGAAAAACGTATGATCCTGACGGATTGGATGCGGGGAAATACCACTGGAGATGCATTGATCCGGGCTGGTGCACCAAAAGGCTGGGAAGTCGATGATAAGAGCGGAGCAGGAAGCTATGGAACACGGAATGACATTGCGATTGTTTGGCCGCCGAATAGAGCTCCCATTGTCATCGCAGTTCTATCCAGCCGTGATACACAGAATGCCACCTATGACAATACGCTAATTTCAGAAGCTACAAAGGTCGCACTTAATGCTCTTAAACGAACAGATAAGTAA